The Malus domestica chromosome 10, GDT2T_hap1 genome contains a region encoding:
- the LOC139188593 gene encoding uncharacterized protein, translating into MKDDELLDDYLNRLSEIINEMKSYGEILSDERIVQKYLISLPRKYDNIVSIIKETKDLSTLSVEELIGYLKGFAQRLSKHDNNDVENAFQTLTVNPKTQASSSQSKANSNKNWKGKNKAWEGKGNFEEKKKVEKSLYVSKCKICDKAHFGECWFKGKVKCHKCSRFRHMQKDYTYKDNQLAHYTKAEDEETNMFYVGHDTTVQEEAKV; encoded by the coding sequence ATGAAAGATGATGAATTGCTAGATGATTACCTGAATAGATTGTCTGAGATTATTAATGAAATGAAAAGCTATGGTGAAATCTTGTCTGATGAGAGAATAGTTCAGAAGTATCTAATTAGCTTGCCAAGAAAGTATGACAACATAGTTTCAATCATAAAGGAGACTAAGGATTTGTCAACTTTGAGTGTTGAAGAATTGATTGGTTATCTCAAAGGTTTTGCTCAGAGATTATCTAAGCATGACAACAATGATGTAGAAAATGCTTTCCAAACACTTACAGTGAACCCAAAAACTCAAGCCAGTTCAAGTCAAAGCAAAGCCAACTCCAACAAGAATTGgaaaggcaaaaacaaagcGTGGGAAGGAAAGGGTaattttgaagagaagaaaaaggttgaGAAGAGTTTGTATGTTTCGAAGTGCAAAATTTGTGACAAAGCTCATTTCGGTGAATGTTGGTTCAAAGGAAAAGTGAAATGCCACAAGTGTAGCAGATTCAGGCATATGCAAAAGGATTATACCTACAAAGATAATCAGCTAGCTCACTACACCAAAGCAGAAGATGAAGAGACgaatatgttttatgttggTCATGATACAACCGTCCAAGAAGAAGCTAAAGTTTAG